A section of the Thermodesulfobacteriota bacterium genome encodes:
- the murD gene encoding UDP-N-acetylmuramoyl-L-alanine--D-glutamate ligase has protein sequence MELKDKKILVVGLGKTGQDTARFLIRRGAQVKASDSSTREKLGPVFSEMSSLGVDVEAGIHTDETFLWADLIVLSPGVPFSIPQIKTALKNGTEVISEVELASRFINTPIIAITGSNGKTTTSTLIAKILERNSKKVFLGANIGTPLIQIADTAEQFDILVLELSSFQLQGVTTFRPEIAVILNITPNHLDHHKSFEEYVQSKLKIYSNQSEQDWFIYNGEDIEIISHLNEVKSHQIPFGESNLDGIKYDGSNIIFRDHSYSVSETKLLGAHNIENIMAAIAGTAILGCDPKLIQEAIDHFEPLEHRNEYIGKLGGANVYNDSKSTSPAATQKALESLTPPIILIAGGKDKG, from the coding sequence ATGGAGCTTAAGGATAAAAAAATACTTGTCGTAGGTCTTGGCAAAACGGGTCAGGATACGGCGCGGTTCCTTATTCGAAGAGGCGCTCAAGTAAAAGCTAGCGACAGTTCTACTCGTGAGAAATTAGGTCCGGTTTTTTCAGAGATGTCTTCTCTGGGAGTCGATGTAGAGGCAGGAATTCATACAGATGAAACTTTTCTATGGGCGGATCTAATTGTTCTAAGCCCCGGTGTTCCATTTAGCATCCCACAAATAAAAACAGCTTTAAAAAATGGAACTGAAGTAATTAGCGAGGTTGAGCTTGCCAGCCGGTTTATAAATACTCCGATAATCGCCATCACGGGATCAAATGGTAAAACAACTACTTCAACACTAATAGCAAAAATACTCGAAAGAAATAGTAAGAAGGTGTTTTTAGGCGCTAATATTGGAACCCCTCTTATTCAGATAGCAGACACTGCAGAGCAGTTTGATATCCTTGTGCTCGAGCTAAGCAGTTTTCAGCTTCAGGGCGTTACAACTTTTAGGCCTGAAATAGCTGTGATTTTAAATATCACCCCTAACCACCTAGACCATCATAAGAGTTTTGAAGAGTATGTTCAGTCAAAACTTAAGATTTATTCAAACCAGAGCGAGCAAGACTGGTTTATCTACAACGGCGAAGATATAGAGATCATCTCACATCTAAATGAAGTTAAATCTCACCAAATACCCTTTGGAGAATCAAACCTAGATGGAATTAAGTATGACGGATCAAATATAATTTTTAGAGACCATAGCTATAGTGTCTCTGAAACTAAACTGTTAGGAGCTCATAATATAGAAAACATTATGGCCGCAATTGCAGGAACAGCAATTTTAGGCTGCGATCCAAAGCTGATTCAAGAAGCAATAGATCATTTTGAGCCTCTTGAGCATAGAAATGAATACATTGGAAAACTTGGAGGCGCAAATGTATACAACGACTCAAAGTCCACCAGTCCTGCTGCAACTCAAAAAGCGCTTGAAAGCCTTACACCGCCTATAATTTTAATCGCGGGCGGAAAGGATAAAGG